tgatttattgaatgTATGTGTGAATCGTAAATTCCATTACGAGCCGTTTTATGCGTTTTTGGACGCTTTTACGACCTTCGGATGCGAGCAAAAGCGTGTCATGTGGAGGCTAATTAACAGCGTACAGTGTTACCTACTTTTAGCAAATATGTTTCaggacaaaacacacaaacaaacagttgaaaacaattaaatcAGCCTTCCAGACATTGCTACAATTATATTGTATATGTCTATTGCTATATAAAAAATAGGTAGCTAACAAGccagacattttttttatttaattcagtAAGGTTTTTACAAATAATTGTTAggtgtataaaaaaaacatcaattgcTGTATTAGCAGCCtacattttgttgttttaagtaattaaattaaaattgagacatttttttattagcttAATAAGGACTTCCACAACATCCAATCCTCAGTGCTaaattgttcattttgttACTATTTGCGTTGGTTTGTTTAATGCGAAACACGTGTTATGTACTCAATTCAGTTTCTTAGATTCAATCCGagcaatttttttattattcaatcaTAATCTTCAAATTAGGCTAGATATATGTTTGATGCCTTTTTTCACAATGGATGAGAAAATATCTCTAAGTCtttacaatacaaaaaatacataaataaaactttgattatcttttttaaataaaatcacatcaatttaaatatattgaaaTATAACGCTAAAGtgattttttgcataaaaaacatCTTTAACTCGTCATtacaataaaatgtaaattacttaaaatttccaaaacatttaatttaagctATAATCAATTTCATACCAAACTTGTGGAAAAGCACGTCTTATAGGCTAAACATTGGTGTTATTGTGTTGGTACAGCCTATCGTATAAATTGCATTAGTTTTCGTTTCCTTGCAATACATCATAGTCCCCTTTCATACATACCCCATCACAAAGTATTTAAAAGCTTCTTTAAAACTGCCTCTATTCGCTTCCCCGTGCTACCGATATGTCCGATATGAAGCTTCACCAGCTCATATGATATGCAAATGTAGTAAAAACTGTCATGCAAGGAAGGGAAAACTGAGCACATTAAAATATCATGTGTCAAGGAAAGTAAAATATTAACCTGGGACATGTTGTCCTTCCTCGTTTTGTAGAACGTTCCACTATAATCCGACCGACTATTCAACAACTAGCAACCAGGAGACGGTAGCAATATTTTCCTGAGcgtcctttttttctccctccccTCGGCGTGTATCGCATTccgagaagaaaaacaaaagaaaaaatcaacatAAGTTAACACTATTGTTTTAACACGTTTCGTGACAGACATTCTGTCTTATCCCCCGGGGGCGTAAGCAAAGGATGTTGGAATGCAGAAAAAGGTCCTTTTTAATTGCCTTCAAATACTCACCATTTTCAATATCGTCATAGttgattgtgtgttttgtcAGCTTTAGTAATACGTGTAGCATGATTTACTGCCATCATATCCCTCGTTGTTGTTGCCGGTTCTATCTTTTGAATTGATTCTTTCGCTGCCGGAAAGTTCACCTCTCGTAAAACCTTCGTCAATCACGCTGACAGCTATCAACAGGTTCAAAATCGTTGAGAAAAAACGGGTGGGCCTATTGTCCTTTTCATAaatctttttcgtttttttattgtgaaaaTTCCCATAGAAGCGGTTCAATATGACGTCAACTAGTGAATGCGGTATCGTTCCAGCAAAggaattaaaacaatatttattgAACGTACATATGTggcatttttttcaaatcatcAGCTCAGCAGGATTGATTTAAATGCCAGCTAAACAACGAACTATGCAAAATGTCGTTCCCTTTACTGTGTCTCATCCTGTAGACGTTCTAACTTGTTGAAAGCAACTCCAACTTTCTTCATTAACCTGTAATTGCTTGAGAAAATTGTATACCTTGTGGAAAGCTAAAGAATTGCTTCCTATTTTGAGGCGACATCtggctgctactgctgttgaTTAAACGCAACGTGACACACACAGAACACGCTCGGTACAAGCAGCGTTTGGGAATAATTAGCCACACATCGTTTGGCAATGGAGATAATTACATCGTTCAAATTACCACAAAAATGACTCTCGTCACAACCATCACATATCCGCTTGCCATCCACCACCAAAGGGGTAATCGTATTTTCAATGGGTTTTACATGATCCGAAACCACAAGATGAAGTGAAAAAGGGTGAAGTTTGTCCTTAATTTTACGCTCCGCCGAATTGGAAAAGCCGTTGCTGCTTCCTACGGGTGCTCCAGCTTAGCATACACATAGAACTTGGGGAAAAGCTGAACAAGAAACCAACGAAACCCTGACCAAGCACAAcgctttttttattgaaacggCCACccaatggagacgcatggtgttTCTAGCGATCCGTGATTAATGAGTGGCAATAGGGTCGGGATCGTGATGACTTTTTCTCCTAATTTGTTCCACATCCAAGACGAAGTGTGAAGGTGCGGAGAAAAAGGGAGATGTAAAATTAACATCCACTTTGCATTTTTGTAGtgccaaaagaaagaaaaatacactACACAACACAGCTGAAACCACGTACAACGCTATGGTTTGCATGAATTTGATGTTGTAGCCGATACAATCGAACTGTCAATGGCAGCACCGTTAAGGTTGGTTCTGTAATCGACAGCAACCGGTACCAGCTGCAAGCgcgtacgaaaaaaaaaaacatttttttaccttCCCTTCGTCATGCACGCTTTCACTGTAGACTGTTACTGCAGATCTTGtgacatttttaaaaaatgataaagctgtttcttcttctccgcGCCACCCGTTAGCGACGCACACTAGTACAACTGTCCTTTCGCTAACCAAGCAGTATGTTGGACAGCTTGAAAAGTGGGCCGTGCGTGGGTTGCGAGTTAATTAGCCTACTAGGGAAGCTCTTTGGGCGCACTCACTCATCAGCTGACCGCCGGCTGTGGGATGTTTGTGTAATCGTAGTACTGTTTTCGTTAGCCTAACACCAGGTGCTGGGTCAAAGTGAGCTGAGAATGTCATTTGCATCGTCTACCTGAGCGTCTGCTAAAAGCACATCCACACAAAAGTGCTGGTCGAGGAGCTTCACTGGGACGACTGGGTGAGAAGCTAGTGGGGATGCTTAGAAACGGTGTTACTTGCTTTTAAAAGGTTGCATAAACATAATAGAGCAGATTAGACTTTTATTTGGAAATGAAAGTAGTATTTAACCGGGAATGTACTTTATATGTGTATTTATTCATGTATTTATATataataaatgaatattcTATAGGAACTATCAGTAATGCTACGTACCAATTTAGTAGTATTATACGGTTGAAATCTCATCTGTTCTTGTAAATTATTCCCACATTGTAATTATTTGTTACCAAACTTACCACTGTACGCTGAGGTTGCACCGCTGCATAATCCAACCAATTCCCAGCCCAGCTTACATCGGATAAATATTAATCTTCATGAAACTACTACATCATCAATCGACAGCCGCTGGCGGAATTTCAATTTACTGTATAATCTTAACCGGACCATAGATATCTTCTGCcacgtcccccccccctccctctttGCCCCTCCATGCAAAGCATCCACTTACCGCAGAattaattgtattttattttcataaccACTCCCGTACCACCCGTTGCGCCTGTTTTACCTTTTTGAACTTTGCCGAGATTTCTTCCGTATCATTCACAGCACGCTAAGAAACGACACCGGCAGACGACGGTAAGACGTGAAAGAGTGCCACTCTTTTGCAACAGgaacagcacagcacagagGAAATAAGCCCAGACTAAGGAGCGGCTGCGAAAAGTGCACCGAATCTTTCCCGAAAGCAACAACCATCATCTTCCCACCGACAGCATCCATGGCTGCCCCGGCGACACCTTCGCGACAGATACTCTTCGTCCTGGCGCTATTGTTTGTCGTGAAGCTGGGCACCGGTCGACCGCAAAATGCAATCGATAATCAGGTAGGTGCTTGTGGTTTGTGCTATAAGGGTACTCATCAGCCTGTTTCGGTATGGGACAAGTACGCTTTGGTGGCCTGCCAGATGGGATCGACGATACAGACAAAGTGTGACAGCAGTGCCGGTTTATTATTCTTCAATTTGTGCCAATTTATTGCTAGCACCGTCCCGTTGACCACTGTCAACATGATGCGAACAATGAAACAAGCGACCGtccttcttttttattgaacGTTTCCATACCATTGTTTTTCTTGTCAATTTGTACCTTTTTCAAGCATCCGTGTGAAATAGTTTACATTCTATTTTCTGCTCCCATCTGTGGCGCAGAGTGGCGAGAGAGTAGGATACGAATATTGATAAATGCATTGCTCTACTAATAGCCATAGTGGCGGTAAAACTAGGACACTACAACGGCAAAGACTGAAAAGAGCACAAGTCACCCGGGCAAGGTTCGCGTTTGTGTTGAAAAGTTCACACTTCATCCTCATCATCTCGTCGACGGAGGCAGCGTACGGTAACGGTTCGCTTGTCACCATAAATTCTGAGCACATAAACAAGCAATCAGTATGGAAAGGAGGCGGAAATTGACGACAAGTGGTTGCCCACAGAGCTGCCTAAACGAACAAACGAACGGAAGCGGTCGTCGTCGGCTTCCCGGCTTGAACGGCTCACCTTATGCGGTGAGCATCGCTCAAACACCCCTTATGGTTCTTATGGTGTTCGGAAAGCCGGAGATGCTCCGTTCCATACGtaatcgtttcgtttcgatgAGATGAGATTTATCGTGTTAGCAGCTCCATGTCATACGTTTATGATCCTTCTGCTTCGAAGGGAACGCAGGCACCCTTTGGTGATTCTTGTAACGTGCAACGTGTAACGGTGATTCTTATTCGGTTGACGCGGGAGGCTGCATGGGAATTATCCTGCCAAATGCCCGTGACTTGTCGTTGTTTGTCGTTGGCGACTCACTTTGCTAGTCAACAGGTGTTTTCGTTACAACGTAGTACGTACGCTAGTGGCAGGAAGGGCAAATCTTTAAAGACTGGGTGACGTTTAACGTGACACGTTGACTAATTGATGTTGGTATGGTTTTGGTATTTTAAATTCATCTCAAGCTTACAAGAAaagatttatgaataaaaatacatCATCCTTTTCATTCCTTCttaattgattgaattgaCTTGCTATTGATTATAGCACTTCTTGTTTCACTCATGTTTCATTCAATTGTGTCATAGTAGTATTTTGACTGTGTACTTCATCAATTCATTTATGCATTTAATCACTTATCTCCTGCATGATTCGTCTATATTTTATCATGTGTTCTacttattgattgattttctgAAAGGTGAACGGTGTTTTCATTGATTTTCTGAAAGGACAACTATTTACTACctgaataattttttttaagcgTGATAGTATTTGATAAGgtttacattatttttcaattaaatataattgtaaccctttttttaaatgatttaatctGTTTTAATTCAATATGTTGATATTCATGATAGGGTAAACGTAAATCTATAGTGGTGGttttagtgtgaaatgttacTTAAAGACAGAAAAAtctattattttgtgaaaggtATCCAAattccttaggatttcataatgAAACTCATATTTATGCTTACGTTCTAAATGACTTCATAATaacgcaattattagtttttttaacaTAACTTTTATTATATGTTATGTTATATGTTATGTGTTTTACGAAAATTCATTGCCTCTTGActaaatttatgcatttttaagtTGTTTATCATAGTgacattataggtacacaaacaaggcatgttcctatagtggttatTGTTATTAAATCAGTAAAATACGACATTCTTTAATATGAAAATTTAAGTTAGCAAATTAAGCTGTTCGAAGGTGCTATGGCACGTCTCAAAGGACTTCTTGCCTGGTCTATACCAACTCACCAacttgaaacaaaacacccgAAACGAACGGCAAGTCTAGCCAATGAAGGTGAAAGTAAATGTGAAACATAACACCAcctcatcctcatcctcatTTGCCACGTGCAAACATTCCTTGGTTACAACCCGGAGCAAATGAAATATTCACCATTGTGCTGCCTATTGTTTCTAAGCCATGTCTGCATTTGGTCGTTTGCAGGATCTGCCCGAGATAAATCCGAACGAGCTGCGGAAACTCTACACAAACTACAACTCATACGTATCGAACCAGCTGGACAACTATGGGCTGGATCCGTTACAGCTGCAATTGTTGGCGCAGTACGCTCAGAGCAAGTAAGTTCTCCCACCTTCTGGCAGGTACCGGTTGCAAACGATTAGCAAATAAATCCTTCTACCTTCTTGTCCCCGTGTGCAGTGCCAtcagcggcggcggtggtggtggctgggATCAGCTCTACCGGGCACCAGAAATGAAGCGCCAAATTCGATACCGTCAGTGTTACTTCAATCCCATCTCCTGCTTCAAGAAGTAAGGGCCCCATCGTCGTCCCATTGCCCCATCGTTTACCGCCACCTGCAGAAACCATGTCCTCGAGGGAAGAGGGTGCCCGGCACACAGCAGCGGAGCAAGAGTCACGCCGGTCACGTTCCTCCCAGTTCCTTTCAATCTTCCATCCCCCGTAGTAGTGTAAGCTCCTGTTCGGCCTTTGCCAGCATCTCTATCCAGTCGCGTTAGCCGTGCAACACAAGTAAAAAGTGAATTCTTACAGGGGAGGAGGGAAAGACTGTCCCCAAAGAAGGTAGCGCAGGCAGGTTGGAGAAAGAGGCGGTTAGGAAGGCGTAAGATAACGTTTCGTAATGTTTGTTGATTTTCGAAatggaacgaaacaaaaatatacacaaaaaaggaatacAACCATGAATCATACACGCAAAAAGACaagcaaaaactaaaaaaaaaagacaaaacacaaaaaaactaaaaccacGTACACAAGACCTCGTGTCTTCGAGATCTTCTTCGGCATCGGTTGCTGCTAATCTATTTGATGTGACAGGGATGTTTGTAAATGTTTAAAGCCATATTTTATCCACGAAATACTAGCGCTCGATAGTGAGAAGGGAAACAAGGAATGGACATTTTAGAGAAGAAGATGTGAAACCAGCAAACGAAAGACTATTGtaggaaaaaagaacaaccaaaaaacaaaaaaagaagatggaATAATATGGCGAGTCTATTAGAACATACACTCTCtagcaaataaaaccaaaaagcCCCTATTGCCATTTTCTCTCTTTGCAGTGAAATTCACAATATATGTAACTATGTGTAAACTAATTCAGAAGGTTGAATGGTTGCGGCAGGAAAAGAATATagatttcaaacaaacaagcaaacaaaatgctccaccaaaaacaatccTCCAGCGCTCCCAGCATAAAGCGATGGGTTTTGTTTAGGTGGAAATTGTATCGCACACATTTAAAGCAATGTTATGTTTCTGTTatgtttcatcattttcctaCAGCACAGTACGGAAGCTAAatagctcacacacacatttcacaaCCACTTCTCAGCTATCCGGTTTCGTTACCGTAAGTGTCAGAGCTATGGAAGGAGTGTAGAAGGAAGCTATTTCGATATGCGTGTAGTGTGTGTTTGGTACATAACAGAAAGACTGTAATCGTTTGATGGACGGACAAGACGGACAGTGCGTGCGGAAGTACCGCAATCTCAGAATGATTTGTGATGAATAAGGCGACTGGCCATTTCTAATACGCAAATCAACTGCTAGCCATTCGTCTTGCTCATGACCTATAAGGAGTAACAGTTTAGAAATGTAAAGTATAGGCACAGTAAAAGATCGAGCTGTACTGCTGCTGTAACATCTTAATTCACACACCTTTTGGCAAAGTGTTGCGTAACACTGGCCACAATAGCTCCCACATAGACACctcataaacacacacacacacacacacttccaacGTTTCACCAACAAATGAAGCATTTAGATGCACACAATGTATTTATACATACGTACGTACACATATATTTATCGTAAATCTCAATAAACTAGAGCTGCTGTAAAAAGACGTAATAACGTATGTTTGGTACAGAAGACACTTGACTTTGGTGttggtttttcttctctcccatTCCTTCCATTTGCTCATTCCCTGTACCACTTTCAGGTGCGTTAATTCAATCATCACAAAAGTGGATAAGCACAAATTTGTttactcactcactcactcacagaACGTCTGCAGCAAATGAGGACGGGTTGGTTTTGCAATTTGATTTCATGTCGGCAGCACACGAACCAACGTGAGCAAAGTGTCTTGTAGGCATGATTCCAGTAGTCATTCCATAGATTCGCAGGTGCCAAACGGGGGAAAAGGCAGCGAtagcaaaaagaaatacagATTAAGCATGCATAATTTATTCCATACTGTTTGGACTGTCGTCACGCTACTCTTCTTTCATCAAAATATCATAAGGTTAAGTTAGGGAAGATATGAGGGAGCAGCGCTCCGGCTTCGGGAGTGTGATAAAAGTGTGTcgatttacctttttttgtttgcatgccGGAAGGCCCAACTGCCTGCTGATCGTTTGCCGGTCAGATTCCTTACAGCTTTCCTCAAGATGAAAAGTTATGTTACGTAGGACATAACCGTTCACCAGCATGCAAAGCAAGTCTTTCATCGTAAGTGTGATGCTGCTGTGTGAGCGAAGACTCAAAGGCTATAAAGGACGATGTAACGACGGCGGGTGTCCATCCGTTTCGGTTACCCATCACCAATACTGCGAAAGTGATCCAACTTGGGCACGTGTTGCTTTTGGCTAGTCGCTATTGCACTCTTCTCGACAATGTTAACAAAGGGGCGCATGGTAACGCACGAATCGAGGATGTTACGAAGGATGTTAATACATACATAGGTTTTGTTGCCGCTCGTACCGAGGCTTTTTTGCACCGGCCGTCTAGGTAGGTGtcaatatttgcatttgccCTCGTTACTTTAAAATGTCAACGAAGTATTGAAACATTCCAGTTACGAGCGAGTacactttttcttttccttacTACACGTACTGGGCCGTGTACGTGCAGGCCCTTGACATCCAAACTAATCTTTAATCCGCGAGagcatttattgttttttttgctctgacataaaataaatttgtgttagtgttgattttattgttCCGTTATCAATCGTTAAGCCGTT
This sequence is a window from Anopheles merus strain MAF chromosome 3R, AmerM5.1, whole genome shotgun sequence. Protein-coding genes within it:
- the LOC121597094 gene encoding uncharacterized protein LOC121597094, whose protein sequence is MAAPATPSRQILFVLALLFVVKLGTGRPQNAIDNQDLPEINPNELRKLYTNYNSYVSNQLDNYGLDPLQLQLLAQYAQSNAISGGGGGGWDQLYRAPEMKRQIRYRQCYFNPISCFKK